A region of Streptomyces sp. WMMC500 DNA encodes the following proteins:
- a CDS encoding ABC transporter ATP-binding protein, which translates to MAPQTAPGTAPGTAPAPDRPLLDISGLKTHFDTPEGTVRAVDGVSFTVPRGKTVCVVGESGCGKSVTARSVLGLVEEPGRIVAGSIRFAAEAGDEPMDLAALDPRGSRIRAVRGGRIGMVFQEPMAALSPLYTIGDQLVEAIRLHLPLTREAARARAVALLERVGIPGAGKRVDAYSFQMSGGMCQRAMIAIALACDPALLIADEPTTALDVTTQARILDLLAGIQADTGTSVLFITHDLGVVAEIADEVVVMYLGTVVEQGPVDAVFHDPKHPYTRALLGSLPRMGAGARQRLATIRGHVPHASERPAGCPFHPRCDNAVAGVCDTAEPPETTLSARRRVRCVLYGDTPAAPAAATAEGARS; encoded by the coding sequence ATGGCCCCTCAAACGGCCCCTGGAACGGCCCCTGGAACCGCCCCCGCACCGGACCGCCCGCTGCTCGACATCAGCGGCCTGAAGACCCACTTCGACACACCCGAGGGCACCGTCCGCGCCGTGGACGGCGTGAGCTTCACCGTCCCGCGCGGCAAGACCGTCTGCGTCGTCGGCGAGTCGGGCTGCGGCAAGAGCGTGACCGCACGCTCCGTGCTCGGCCTCGTCGAGGAGCCGGGCCGGATCGTCGCCGGCTCGATCCGCTTCGCCGCCGAGGCCGGCGACGAGCCCATGGACCTCGCCGCCCTCGACCCGCGCGGCAGCCGGATCCGCGCCGTGCGCGGGGGCCGGATCGGCATGGTCTTCCAGGAGCCGATGGCCGCCCTGTCTCCCCTCTACACCATCGGCGACCAGCTCGTGGAGGCCATCCGGCTGCACCTGCCGCTGACCCGGGAGGCTGCCCGCGCGCGGGCCGTGGCGCTGCTGGAGCGGGTGGGCATCCCGGGAGCCGGCAAGCGGGTCGACGCCTACTCGTTCCAGATGTCCGGCGGCATGTGCCAGCGCGCGATGATCGCCATCGCGCTCGCCTGCGACCCCGCCCTGCTGATCGCCGACGAGCCGACCACCGCGCTGGACGTGACCACCCAGGCCCGGATCCTGGACCTGCTGGCCGGCATCCAGGCGGACACCGGCACGTCGGTGCTCTTCATCACCCACGACCTCGGCGTCGTCGCCGAGATCGCCGACGAGGTCGTGGTGATGTATCTCGGCACGGTCGTCGAGCAGGGCCCCGTCGACGCCGTCTTCCACGACCCCAAGCACCCGTACACCCGCGCCCTGCTCGGCTCGCTTCCCCGCATGGGCGCCGGCGCCCGGCAGCGGCTCGCCACCATCCGCGGCCACGTCCCGCACGCCTCGGAGCGCCCCGCGGGCTGCCCGTTCCACCCCCGCTGCGACAACGCCGTCGCCGGCGTCTGCGACACGGCGGAGCCGCCCGAGACCACCCTGTCCGCGCGGCGGCGGGTGCGCTGCGTGCTGTACGGCGACACGCCGGCCGCCCCCGCGGCGGCCACGGCCGAAGGAGCCCGGTCATGA
- a CDS encoding glycoside hydrolase family 3 C-terminal domain-containing protein yields the protein MTAPEPADAALTALVEKLTLEQKTRLLTGADNWSLHAEPAVGLRRIVLSDGPSGVRGESWDGRFTALNLPSATALAASWDPGLARRYGAILAHEARRMGVDVVLGPTINLHRSPLGGRHFEAYAEDPLLTSRMAAAFVRGVQDGGVGATPKHYVANDAETDRLTVDNRVGERALRELYLAAFEDTVVRERPWMVMSAYNSVNGTTMTEHPLLAEPLCGEWGFDGVVVSDWWAVRSTEPAALARQDLVMPGPEGPWGAKLTEAVRAGRVPEAAVDEKVLRILRLAARVGALDGFAPAVPEPPAAEDGPALAREVASAGTVLVRNTGELPWAAGGPRSLAVIGHNAFVPRIQGGGSATVEPDRAVSPLDGLRAALPGTRVTWHLGAVAQLGIEPFAGSDLTDPVTGRPGVRLVCRAADGTVVLDEHRRDANLARLGSARLARTATVELTTRHLPAQSGPVRIGVAGAGNLRLTVDGTELLREELVHTGEEFGGGLVAPPHASVPVELAAGVPVDLAVRLDLPARAHPDAGVTLVAGLDLDTGAPDADIAAAAEAARGADAAVVVVGTAPEVESEGFDRTSLALPGRQDDLVRAVAAANPRTVAVVNAGAPVLLPWRDDVAAVLLTWFGGQEYGHALADVLLGAVEPGGRLPTTWPAAEADVPVLSTAPTAGRLPYDEGVHVGYRGWLASGAAPAYPFGHGLGYTTWARPTVGAPAATRAGDDLELAVGVRNTGRRAGKQVVQAYLSRTDSAVERPVRWLAGHAAVTAEPGETAAAVLTIPARAFQHFDGAWVTEPGDYRVHVGFSSADLPVTRTVRIR from the coding sequence ATGACCGCACCGGAACCGGCCGACGCCGCGCTCACGGCACTCGTCGAAAAGCTCACCCTCGAACAGAAGACGCGCCTGCTCACCGGCGCCGACAACTGGTCCCTGCACGCCGAGCCCGCCGTCGGGCTGCGCCGCATCGTGCTGTCCGACGGCCCCAGCGGCGTCCGCGGGGAGAGCTGGGACGGCCGCTTCACCGCTCTCAACCTGCCCTCCGCGACCGCGCTCGCCGCCTCCTGGGACCCCGGACTCGCCCGCCGCTACGGCGCGATCCTCGCCCACGAGGCCCGCCGCATGGGGGTCGACGTCGTGCTCGGGCCCACGATCAACCTGCACCGCAGCCCGCTCGGCGGCCGGCACTTCGAGGCGTACGCCGAGGACCCGCTGCTCACCTCGCGCATGGCCGCCGCGTTCGTCCGCGGGGTGCAGGACGGCGGCGTCGGCGCGACGCCCAAGCACTACGTCGCCAACGACGCCGAGACCGACCGGCTCACCGTCGACAACCGCGTCGGCGAACGCGCCCTGCGCGAGCTGTACCTCGCCGCCTTCGAGGACACCGTGGTCCGCGAGCGGCCCTGGATGGTGATGTCCGCCTACAACTCCGTCAACGGCACGACGATGACCGAGCACCCGCTGCTCGCCGAGCCGCTGTGCGGCGAGTGGGGCTTCGACGGCGTCGTGGTCTCCGACTGGTGGGCCGTGCGCAGCACGGAACCGGCCGCGCTGGCCCGCCAGGACCTGGTGATGCCCGGGCCGGAAGGACCCTGGGGCGCGAAGCTGACCGAGGCCGTGCGGGCGGGACGGGTGCCGGAGGCCGCCGTCGACGAGAAGGTGCTGCGGATCCTGCGGCTGGCCGCGCGGGTCGGCGCGCTCGACGGCTTCGCGCCGGCCGTCCCCGAGCCGCCGGCGGCCGAGGACGGTCCCGCGCTCGCCCGGGAAGTGGCGTCGGCCGGGACCGTGCTCGTCCGCAACACCGGTGAACTGCCCTGGGCCGCGGGCGGGCCGCGCTCGCTGGCCGTCATCGGCCACAACGCCTTCGTCCCCCGCATCCAGGGCGGCGGCAGCGCCACCGTCGAGCCGGACCGGGCCGTCTCCCCGCTCGACGGGCTGCGCGCCGCCCTGCCCGGCACCCGCGTCACCTGGCATCTCGGCGCCGTCGCCCAGCTCGGCATCGAACCCTTCGCGGGCAGCGACCTCACCGACCCGGTCACCGGCCGCCCCGGCGTACGCCTGGTCTGCCGGGCCGCCGACGGCACCGTGGTCCTCGACGAGCACCGGCGCGACGCCAACCTCGCCCGGCTCGGCTCCGCCCGGCTGGCCCGTACCGCCACCGTCGAGCTGACCACGCGCCATCTGCCGGCGCAGTCCGGCCCGGTGCGCATCGGGGTGGCGGGCGCCGGGAACCTGCGGCTGACGGTCGACGGCACCGAACTCCTCCGCGAGGAACTCGTCCACACCGGCGAGGAGTTCGGCGGCGGACTGGTCGCACCGCCGCACGCGAGCGTGCCGGTGGAGCTGGCCGCCGGCGTGCCCGTGGACCTCGCCGTCCGCCTCGACCTGCCGGCGCGCGCGCACCCCGACGCCGGAGTCACCCTCGTCGCCGGGCTCGACCTCGACACCGGCGCGCCGGACGCGGACATCGCCGCCGCGGCCGAGGCGGCCCGCGGCGCCGACGCCGCCGTGGTCGTCGTCGGCACCGCCCCCGAGGTCGAGAGCGAGGGCTTCGACCGCACCTCGCTCGCGCTCCCCGGGCGGCAGGACGACCTGGTACGGGCGGTCGCCGCGGCCAACCCCCGTACCGTGGCCGTCGTCAACGCGGGCGCGCCGGTGCTGCTGCCGTGGCGCGACGACGTCGCCGCCGTGCTGCTCACCTGGTTCGGCGGCCAGGAGTACGGCCACGCGCTGGCCGACGTCCTGCTCGGCGCCGTGGAGCCCGGCGGCCGGCTGCCCACCACCTGGCCGGCGGCCGAGGCCGACGTACCCGTGCTGTCCACCGCCCCGACGGCGGGCCGGCTGCCGTACGACGAGGGCGTGCACGTCGGCTACCGGGGCTGGCTCGCGTCCGGCGCCGCGCCGGCGTACCCGTTCGGCCACGGCCTCGGCTACACCACCTGGGCGCGGCCGACCGTCGGGGCACCAGCCGCGACGCGCGCCGGCGACGACCTCGAACTCGCCGTCGGCGTACGCAACACGGGGCGCCGGGCCGGCAAGCAGGTCGTCCAGGCGTACCTCTCCAGGACGGACAGCGCGGTCGAGCGGCCGGTGCGCTGGCTCGCCGGGCACGCGGCCGTGACCGCAGAACCCGGCGAGACGGCCGCGGCCGTCCTGACGATCCCGGCCCGCGCCTTCCAGCACTTCGACGGAGCCTGGGTCACCGAACCCGGCGACTACCGGGTCCACGTCGGCTTCAGCTCGGCGGACCTGCCGGTCACCAGGACCGTACGGATCCGCTGA
- a CDS encoding ABC transporter ATP-binding protein — protein MTPATPTATPTGTGAPAPAAPVLDVGGLRTHFPVRHGLLGRTVGKVRAVDGVDLSVRAGETLGLVGESGCGKTTLGRSIARILQPTAGRIAYRPDAAADPVDVTGLSGARLRGYQRQVRVVFQDPFSSLNPRMTLLQIVGDPLRSYGIATGSELQDRVAAMLTRVGLSPTYLHRYPHAFSGGERQRVSIARALIVDPKLVVADEPVSALDVSVRAQILNLLRDLQDELALTYLFISHDLSVVESVCDRVAVMYLGKIVEVAETDELYARPRHPYTEALLSAVPRPDPRLRGTGRRVRLSDDLPDPARPPAGCSFHTRCRFARPGVCDVAGKPPHPSPAAGGHPSGGGHLAACHLTGELTLAGVQGAPA, from the coding sequence ATGACCCCCGCCACGCCCACCGCCACGCCCACCGGCACCGGCGCGCCGGCACCGGCCGCCCCCGTCCTCGACGTCGGCGGCCTGCGCACGCACTTCCCCGTCAGGCACGGCCTCCTCGGCCGTACCGTCGGCAAGGTCCGCGCCGTCGACGGCGTCGACCTCTCCGTACGGGCCGGCGAAACCCTCGGCCTGGTGGGGGAGTCGGGATGCGGCAAGACCACGCTCGGCCGCAGCATCGCCCGCATCCTGCAGCCCACCGCCGGCCGCATCGCGTACCGGCCGGACGCCGCGGCCGACCCGGTGGACGTGACCGGGCTGTCCGGCGCCCGGCTGCGCGGGTACCAGCGGCAGGTCCGCGTCGTCTTCCAGGACCCGTTCTCCTCGCTGAACCCCCGGATGACGCTGCTGCAGATCGTCGGCGACCCGCTGCGCTCGTACGGCATCGCCACCGGCTCGGAACTTCAGGACCGGGTGGCGGCGATGCTCACCCGCGTCGGGCTGTCGCCGACGTACCTGCACCGCTACCCGCACGCCTTCTCCGGCGGCGAGCGGCAGCGCGTCAGCATCGCCCGCGCGCTGATCGTCGACCCGAAGCTGGTCGTCGCCGACGAGCCGGTCTCCGCCCTGGACGTGTCCGTACGCGCCCAGATCCTGAACCTGCTGCGCGACCTCCAGGACGAGCTGGCGCTGACGTACCTGTTCATCTCCCACGACCTGTCCGTCGTGGAGAGCGTCTGCGACCGGGTCGCCGTGATGTACCTCGGCAAGATCGTCGAAGTGGCGGAGACGGACGAGCTGTACGCCCGCCCCCGCCACCCCTACACCGAGGCGCTGCTGTCCGCCGTACCGCGGCCCGACCCGCGGCTGCGCGGCACCGGCCGCCGCGTCCGGCTCTCCGACGACCTGCCGGACCCGGCCCGCCCGCCGGCCGGCTGCTCCTTCCACACCCGCTGCCGCTTCGCCCGCCCGGGGGTGTGCGACGTCGCGGGGAAGCCGCCCCATCCGTCCCCCGCCGCGGGCGGTCACCCCTCCGGGGGCGGTCACCTCGCCGCCTGCCACCTCACCGGTGAGCTGACGCTCGCCGGAGTCCAAGGAGCCCCCGCATGA
- a CDS encoding ABC transporter permease, whose translation MLMRTRSGPAAAPQRHGMSQWRLIWGRFRRHKLAMAGLIVTLAFYFVALFAEFLAPYGTDYLDDDHPYAPPQTIRFSGGLHVDGYKTTVDDETYEQTFTTDPSADVPIGFFVKGDEYRLFGLIPWDRHLIGPEEPGAPMFLLGADRNGHDLLSELIHGTRVSMTIGLVGVVVAFVLGVVLGGISGYVGGRTDTAIQRVVEFFMSLPHLPLWLGLAAALPPDWGPLKRYFAITVVLAMIGWTHLAREVRGRFLALRQEEFVTAARLDGCSRSRVIFRHLLPSTSSHLIAQLSLSIPAMILAETALSFLGLGLQAPVVSWGVLLQDAQNIRVLSSAPWLMLPGLAVVTAVLALNFAGDGLRDAADPYRK comes from the coding sequence ATGCTCATGCGCACCCGGTCCGGGCCGGCCGCCGCACCGCAGCGGCACGGCATGTCCCAGTGGCGGCTGATCTGGGGGCGGTTCCGCCGGCACAAGCTCGCCATGGCCGGCCTGATCGTCACCCTCGCCTTCTACTTCGTCGCGCTGTTCGCCGAGTTCCTGGCGCCCTACGGCACGGACTACCTCGACGACGACCACCCGTACGCCCCGCCGCAGACCATCCGGTTCAGCGGGGGCCTGCACGTCGACGGCTACAAGACGACCGTGGACGACGAGACGTACGAGCAGACCTTCACCACCGACCCGTCGGCGGATGTCCCCATCGGCTTCTTCGTCAAGGGCGACGAGTACCGCCTCTTCGGCCTCATCCCCTGGGACCGCCACCTCATCGGCCCCGAGGAGCCGGGCGCCCCGATGTTCCTGCTGGGCGCCGACCGCAACGGCCACGACCTGCTCTCCGAACTCATCCACGGCACCCGGGTGTCCATGACCATCGGCCTGGTCGGCGTCGTGGTGGCCTTCGTGCTCGGGGTGGTGCTGGGCGGGATCTCCGGCTACGTCGGCGGCAGAACCGACACCGCGATCCAGCGGGTCGTGGAGTTCTTCATGTCGCTGCCCCACCTGCCGCTGTGGCTGGGCCTGGCCGCGGCCCTGCCGCCCGACTGGGGGCCGCTCAAGCGCTACTTCGCCATCACCGTGGTGCTGGCCATGATCGGCTGGACGCATCTGGCCCGGGAGGTACGCGGCCGGTTCCTCGCCCTGCGCCAGGAGGAGTTCGTCACGGCGGCCCGGCTGGACGGCTGCAGCCGGAGCCGGGTGATCTTCCGGCACCTGCTGCCCTCCACCAGCAGCCACCTCATCGCCCAGCTCTCGCTGTCCATCCCGGCGATGATCCTGGCCGAGACCGCGCTGAGCTTCCTCGGCCTCGGTCTGCAGGCCCCCGTCGTGAGCTGGGGCGTCCTGCTGCAGGACGCGCAGAACATCCGCGTGCTCTCGTCCGCCCCGTGGCTGATGCTCCCCGGCCTCGCCGTCGTCACGGCGGTGCTGGCGCTCAACTTCGCCGGCGACGGGCTGCGCGACGCGGCGGACCCCTACAGGAAGTGA